AGTAGGAACGAGAACAGAAGGAGAAAAACGGCGATTAGGCGATGGGCTCTAGGCATCATTTTCATCCGGGGCAGGTGATTTGGCTGATTGATCGTTTTTGGTGCCGCTGGACTTCTTCTGCTTGGCACCGGCGGCCGGGGTCTTCTTTCGCCCAGTGGGCTTAGCCTCCTTGACGGCGCCTGTCCGTTTACGTGTACGTTTTGCTGCCGGCTTCTCCTGATCAGCTGTCGGTGTAGCCTTCTCTTCCTCGGCCACCTCACCTTCGGTTGCTTCCGCTTCCGGTTCCGCAGGCTTGCTGGCTTCGGTTATGTAGTTCAGCTTCAGCTGTTGCAGTGAATCCAGCAGCAGCCGGTCT
Above is a genomic segment from Candidatus Neomarinimicrobiota bacterium containing:
- a CDS encoding DUF1844 domain-containing protein translates to MTETQTSFTDDQLFITLVTDLTTQAWVALGKIKHPISDKIERNIPAAGIIIDMLDMLNRKTTGNRTELEDRLLLDSLQQLKLNYITEASKPAEPEAEATEGEVAEEEKATPTADQEKPAAKRTRKRTGAVKEAKPTGRKKTPAAGAKQKKSSGTKNDQSAKSPAPDENDA